The Chryseobacterium sp. LJ668 genome segment ATATTTTTAAAAGCACAATTTAATTATTTTTTGTTTAAAATAATCAATCCAGTTTCATTTTTATAATTCTGTCTTTGCCTGCAAAAACCACTGCATTTTTATCGATCCATTCACAGACAAAAAGTGCTTTTTCATCGGAAATTTTCTTCCAAGTTTTCCCGAAATCTGAAGAATAACTGATGTGCTGATCTCCTACTGCGATGATCTCTTTTCCTTTTGATCCCGGTTTTATCTTTACGCATGTCGTGTAACCTGAATTTTTACCTGATGCCTGAATCTGCCATGTTTCACCACCGTTATTGGTGGTTGCAATATTGTTGATATTGGCTTCTTGTTTAGTATAATCACCACCAACAGCGATACCGAATTTATCATCAGAAAAATCTATTGAATAAATTCCCTGGGAAGATATACCTTGAACAAAAGGAGTATCAAAAGCTTCTAATTTGTCATTTTTAAGATTTAATCTCAAAATCCTTGAAGAATTTCCTCCGGTTCCAATCCAAATGTAATTTAGTCCTCCAGAAATATTGGTATTACTCGCTGCAAAAGCCGCTTCACCCACATTCATTTTTAAATGTGAGTACTTTTTAATTTCGAATTTTCCTTTATTCAAATTGAATTGCAACAGTTTTAGATTCAAATCTCCAGAAGGATCTGAAAAAGCATAGAACTTATTTTTATTAAAATACAGAGCATCATAAAAAGCTGTTTTTGCTGTATCCTGATAAACTACATTAAATTTCAGGCTCTTTTTGTCAATTTTGAAAAACTGCGCGGGACTTTCTATGTTGATCGTGTAAAATGAATTTTTATCCTGCGCCAAAGTTCTGAACTGCAATTTCTTTTCAGAAAGCTTTATTTGCTTCTGATTTTGAATATTTTTTAAATCAACATATCCAAATTTAGAATCGGTTCCGCTGTACCAGACTTTGCCTTCCGATATTTCCAGGGCTCTGATGCTTATCTTGTCGGTAAGCAGTGTTTCAAATTTCACATTCTGTGCAGAGATAAATGTTCCAAATATTAAAAGGAACAATGGAAAAAGTTTTTTCATAGCAATTAAATTTAATCAAAAAAAATTCCGCAAAACGCGGAATTTAAATTTAGTCTTTATTATCAATATTGATATCTACATCTTCTAAAGGTTGCTGTTCAGCCTTGAAAGTTTCACCATAACCGCCATTTTGCAGCTTAGAATGTTTTTTACTGTAAAGGAAATAAATAATAAACCCGATAATCAACCAACCGAAAGAATATTTTTGTGCTTCTACACTTAAATTAAAAATCAGGTATACATTGATAGCAATTCCTAAACAAGCAATTACAGGCAGTGCAGGAACTCTGAAGCTTCTTACCAGATTGGGTTCTTTTACCCTTAAAACCCAAACAGCAACACACACCATTGTAAAGGCAAATAAGGTTCCAAAACTTGTCATGTGTGCCAATTCGTTAATAGGTGTAAGTGATGCTATAACCGCAATAACCGCACCCAAAATCATTAAGTTTTTTCTAGGAACTCCGGAAGTAGGATTCACTTTTGAGAATGTTGCAGGTATAAGACCGTCTTTAGACATTCCTAAGAAAATTCTAGACTGCCCCATAATCATGACCATCAATACAGAAATTAAACCTACAGTAGCTGCAACGGTGATAATATAACCTGCCCAAGCCTGACCAGCAATATCAAATGCATAAGCTACAGGAGCTTTGATAGCATCAGGATATTTTCCTAGCGGATTAAAATCAGTATAATGCATCATCCCTGTCAAAACAAGCGACACCAAAATATAAAGTATTGTACAGATCACCAATGATGTGATAATTGCAAAAGGAACATCTTTTTTAGGATTAATCGCTTCACCAGCCTGCGTAGAAACCGCATCAAAACCAACATATGCAAAGAAAATTGCAGATGCTCCGGCAACAATTCCGGCAACGCCATATGCTTTGTGGGTGACCCCGTTTTCTGTGA includes the following:
- a CDS encoding APC family permease, producing MSKIWIKKPMSAYEADIQKSQLKRVLGKWSLTAIGIGAIIGGGIFVLTGTGAYYNAGPALALSFVIAGIACVFAALCYAEFASILPVEGSAYAYAYGTVGEIFAWIIGWGLILEYAMGSMTVAVSWSGYFAKLLKMFGLHLPYWMTTDPGTAHKAFGEASKQIAEGKLPADKLLAFQETVANFNAAPELLDFKLFLNLPALLIVLFVIWILLRGTKGAAKANNFIVILKVSAIIFVIIAGLFFIDTANWSPFIPEATTITENGVTHKAYGVAGIVAGASAIFFAYVGFDAVSTQAGEAINPKKDVPFAIITSLVICTILYILVSLVLTGMMHYTDFNPLGKYPDAIKAPVAYAFDIAGQAWAGYIITVAATVGLISVLMVMIMGQSRIFLGMSKDGLIPATFSKVNPTSGVPRKNLMILGAVIAVIASLTPINELAHMTSFGTLFAFTMVCVAVWVLRVKEPNLVRSFRVPALPVIACLGIAINVYLIFNLSVEAQKYSFGWLIIGFIIYFLYSKKHSKLQNGGYGETFKAEQQPLEDVDINIDNKD
- a CDS encoding beta propeller repeat protein, with translation MKKLFPLFLLIFGTFISAQNVKFETLLTDKISIRALEISEGKVWYSGTDSKFGYVDLKNIQNQKQIKLSEKKLQFRTLAQDKNSFYTINIESPAQFFKIDKKSLKFNVVYQDTAKTAFYDALYFNKNKFYAFSDPSGDLNLKLLQFNLNKGKFEIKKYSHLKMNVGEAAFAASNTNISGGLNYIWIGTGGNSSRILRLNLKNDKLEAFDTPFVQGISSQGIYSIDFSDDKFGIAVGGDYTKQEANINNIATTNNGGETWQIQASGKNSGYTTCVKIKPGSKGKEIIAVGDQHISYSSDFGKTWKKISDEKALFVCEWIDKNAVVFAGKDRIIKMKLD